One segment of Primulina tabacum isolate GXHZ01 chromosome 6, ASM2559414v2, whole genome shotgun sequence DNA contains the following:
- the LOC142548510 gene encoding DNA glycosylase/AP lyase ROS1-like, with protein MRGSFPLNGTYFQVNEVFSDHESSLHPMDIPRELLWNMPRRTVYFGTSIPTIFKGLSTEGIQYCFWRGFVCIRGFDRKTRAPRPLIARLHFPASKLGREKRKTSAN; from the exons ATGAGGGGAAGTTTTCCACTTAATGGTACATACTTCCAAGTAAATGAG GTTTTCTCTGACCATGAAAGCAGCCTTCATCCAATGGATATTCCAAGAGAGTTGTTATGGAACATGCCAAGAAGAACAGTGTATTTCGGAACTTCAATACCAACAATATTTAAAG GGCTATCAACAGAAGGAATCCAATATTGCTTTTGGAGAG GGTTTGTTTGCATCCGGGGATTTGACAGAAAAACAAGAGCACCACGCCCCCTCATTGCCAGATTGCACTTTCCCGCTAGCAAATTAGgcagagagaaaagaaagacaAGTGCGAATTAG